In Kangiella koreensis DSM 16069, the DNA window GTGGATTCCCGTGTTGCCGCTATTTTTCGTCGCGGTGCACCAATCGTACCTACCGGTCATACCATTATCGAAGCAGATGACGAAGTTTTCTTTCTTGCTGCTAAAAAACATATTCGTTCGGTGATGAGTGAGCTACAAAGACTGGAAAAAAACTATACCCGCGTCATGATTGCCGGTGGCGGCAACATTGGGGAAGGGCTTGCCAAGGCGTTAGAAAGCAAAATGCAGGTCAAGATCATTGAGCGAAGCCCAGAGCGAGCCCAGGAGTTGGCCGATGTGCTACATGATACTTTGGTGTTACAGGGCGATGTGTCTGATGAAGACATGCTGAAAGATGAAAACATCGGCGACTTTGATTTGTTTATAGCCGTTACCAATGATGATGAGGCCAACATTATGTCGGCCTTGCTGGCCAAAAAACTCGGTGTCCGCAAAACCATGGTGCTGATTAACCGAACCGCTTATGTCGATCTGATTCAGGGTCACCAGATTGATATCGCCATTTCACCGCAACAGGTCACCATCGGCAGTTTGCTCAAACATATTCGCCGGGGCCTGGTATCCAATGTCTATTCGTTACGGCGTGGTGCGGCGGAAGCTATTGAAGCAGTCGCCAAAGGTAATGAGCAAAGTTCTCTGGTAGTGGGGCGCACTATTGGTGAACTACCTTTACCGCCTGGAACTTCCATCGGTGCCATTGTGCGCGATGACCAGGTTCTGATTGCTCACGAAAATATTATTATTCGTGAAAATGACCATGTGGTGCTTTTCATGGTGGATAAAGCCTATATCCATGACGTTGAGCGCTTGTTCCAAGTCAATGTTACCTACTTCTAACCAGGCCTAGCCGCATGCAATACGCAACTATCATACGCATACTTGGGATACTGCTGATGATTTTCAGTATTACCATGTTGCCGCCTGCGATTGTTTCTGCAATCTACGAAGATGGAGGAGGTAGCGCTTTTATTAGCACCTTCCTACTATCCCTTATCACTGGCTTGGTTCTATTTTGGCCTAAAAGAAAGGCCAAAGCTGAATTAAAAATCCGTGATGGTTTCTTAATTGTTGTTCTGTTCTGGACGGTACTGAGTACCTTTGGTGCTGTTCCATTTATTCTGGCCCAGTCCCTGCCGGTTAGCTTGGCGGATGCAGTTTTTGAATCTTTCTCTGGCTTAACCACCACTGGCGCAACCGTTATTAGCGGCTTAGACGATTTGCCACACTCTATCCTCTTTTACCGCCAGCAGCTCCAATGGCTGGGTGGCATGGGTATTATCGTTCTAGCGGTCGCTATCTTGCCCTTACTCGGCATTGGTGGCATGCAGCTATACAGAGCCGAAATGCCCGGCCCTATGAAGGACAATAAACTGACACCACGAATTGCAGGTACTGCTAAAGCTCTTTGGTATATTTATCTAGGCATGACAATTGCATGTGCCTTAGCCTATTGGATAGCCGGCATGACCACTTTCGATGCTATTGCCCACAGCTTCTCCACGGTTGCCATAGGTGGCTTTTCTACTCATGATGCCAGTATTGGTTACTTTGATAGCAATGCTATTGAATTGATTTGTGCCTTCTTCATGTTTATCGCAGGAATTAATTTTGCCTTACACTTTATCTCTGTTCGCACACTAACCATTCGCCCTTACCTCAAAGATCCTGAGTTTAAAGGTTATTTCGCTATTTTGTGTATCGTCATTCTTTGTTGCACATCTGTTTTACTGTACTACCAGGAATACCCGTTCACTGATGCACTAGTCAAAAGTATTTTCCACTCAGTTTCGATTGCTACTACTGCTGGGTTTGCTAGTGCCGATTTCGCCACCTGGCCAACGTTGCTCCCAGTGTTATTAATTTTTGCCAGTTTCATTGGTGCCAGCGCAGGTTCTACCGGTGGAGGCATGAAAGTTATTCGAGTACTACTCCTGTTCAAACAAGGAATGCGTGAAATTAAACGCTTGATTCACCCCAATGGAATCTTTCTTATTAAGCTGGGTAAAGCGTCGGTTAATGATAGAGTGGTCCAGGCTGTCTGGGGATTTTTTGCAACTTATGTAGTTCTATTTGTGCTACTGATGCTCATCCTTCTAGCGGATGGGCTTGACCAAATTACCGCTTTCTCTGCTGTCGCGGCCTGTATGAATAACCTTGGCCCAGGTCTAGGAGATGTGGCAGTGAACTACAGCGGCTTAAGTGATTTAGCAAAATACGTACTAAGCTTTGCGATGCTGCTTGGCCGGCTTGAAATTTTTACGCTACTGGTCTTATTCACGCCTTATTTCTGGCGCCGTTAATCTCTTTTTCTATTTTCGATATATATTTTTCGAGCCATCTTCAGTGGTCTTAAAGCGTTTATAGGACCACTGATACTGCTCTGGAAATCTTCGAATTATGTTTTCCAAATGCTGATTTACTTTCTCAGCATACTTTAATTCTTCAACTTCTGGATTCATATCTAATGGCTCCAGATGAATATCAAACGTTCCTTTTTCATTTCTAATGGCTGCTATCTGATAGACTTCAGCGTTGCTTTTCTGCTGTACCTTTTGCACTAAGGTCATGGTTAAGGCTGGCTTACCAAAGAAAGGTACAAAAACACCTGCACGACGTCCTGGTTCCTGATCACTCAAAATAGCTGCAACATTACCTGCCTTTAATGATTCAATTAGGTGCATAACCCCTCTGCTATTACCTGCCACCATGGTGGTTGAGTTCTTGCAGCGGCCTTTACAGATCACTTCATCCATTTCTAATTGACGAGGAGGGCGATACATACAATGAAACTTATAGCGACTTCCTAAGTAATATAAAGCAACCTCCCAGTTACCAATGTGTGCCCCGGTTATCAAAACCCCTTTACCCTGAGCTAGGGTAGCTTTAACTTTCTCCTCGCCATAAATAGCATCGATCCAACTTTCGCCATTTTTATTACACCAAACCTTTGCAGCTTCTGAAAACAATTGACCAGTATGAGCCAGGCTCTGATCTACAATAGCTTCTTTTTTTTGGTTTGTTAGGTCGGGAAGGCAGATTTCTATATTGGTTTTACTGGTGGTAAAAGCACGGCTTTTATTCCAACGACTGATCTTGGCAAATAATTGACCGACCCATCTACCTAAAAATCTCGGCATAATCGAAAACAACCGAATCATCGTTCGAATAAAAAAAACCTTAGTAGGGCTGGAAATTACCGCTTTACCTTTTGCCATTAAATACTCTACCTATAAAAAAATGCCGGCTTAACCGGCATTTAGTATAACTCGAATGTGTCTTACTGTGCTTGTTCGATTGGAAACTTGCTCAGCATATAGTCTAATTTCTCATAGCTTTCAATTTTGTATTTTTGGTTCACTACAAACATTGGGAAGCTGGATACTTTGAATTCACGAGCCAATTTCTTTGCATGTTGAACTTTATTTTCTACCGCAAATGAAGAGTAGGCTTTTTCGAATTCTTCTTTTGTTACACCAGCAGCCTCAAAAATCGGAACTAACTCTTCTTTAGATTTAACTATCTTTTTCTGAGCATGCCACTGATTGAAAATTGCTGGATGTACTTTATCTAACACACCTAATACTTCCGCCGTGTAATAACCATAAGTTAAATGCGCCACTTGCGGTAAAAACACTGGCACTTGCTTGAAGCTAACCTCAGCTGGTTTGGTTGGCTCCCACTTATGCAAAAAACCCTCTACGTTGTAGCAGTGTGGGCATGTGTACGAGAAAAACTCCATCACCTCAGGCTTGCTTACGCCCTTAGCCCCCGAAATAACAGAAAAATCTTTACCTTCCTTCGCCTGGCTAGCGCTTGTAGCTTCTGCGCAAGCCACTTGGGTTAATGCCAATAATGCTAAAGCAGCACTAAATAATGTTTTTAATTTCATTGGTGTCTCCGGTTTACTCAACGGTTACAGATTTAGCCAGATTTCTCGGCTGGTCAACATCTGTACCTTTAATAATAGCTACATAATAAGATAATAACTGCATTGGGATGGTGTATACCATCGGTGCAGTAATTGTATACTGACTCTTTATTGGAAAGACGGTTATACCATCCGAACTCTGAATATTAGCTGACTCATCGGCAAAAACAAAGAGTTGACCGCCCCTAGAGCGAACTTCTTCTATATTTGACTTCAGTTTTTCCAGCAAATTATCCTTGGGCGCAACAACCACAATCGGCATTTCTTTGTCGATTAACGCTAACGGACCGTGCTTTAACTCACCGGCAGCATAGGCTTCTGCATGAATATAGGATATTTCTTTTAACTTTAAGGCAGCTTCCATAGCAATTGGATACTGCTGACCGCGTCCAAGAAATAGTGTGTGATGCTTTTCTGCAAATCGTTCCGACAAATCCTCAATCGCTTCAGCCTGGTCTAATGCTGCCTGGATTTCGCTTGGAAGATGTTCGAGTGCCTCAGCGATTGATTTTTCTTTTGACTCTTCAAGTCCCTGCGCTTTTCCGATAGTGACCATCAATAACATCAATGATACTAGCTGCGCAGTGAAAGCCTTAGTTGAGGCTACACCAATTTCTGTTCCTGCACGTGTCAATAATGTAAAGTCTGACTCTCGTACCATTGATGAAGCAGGAGAATTACAAACGGTTAATGTTCCTAAGTAACCCTGTTCTTTTGCTTTCTTTAAAGCTGCCATTGTATCCGCTGTTTCCCCTGATTGGGAAATGGTGACAAACAAACTGTTAGGTAACACCGCTGTTTGTCTATAGCGATATTCACTGGCAATTTCCACCAAACATGGAATCTGTAGATAATCCTCAATCCAATATTTAGCAACTAATGCTGCGTGGTAACTGGTACCACAAGCAATAATTTGGATAGCTTTAGTATCGGCAAAAACCTTATTTGCGTTTGCACCAAGAGTCTCAATAATAATCTTGTGATTCACTAACCGACCCTCAAGGGTGTCATTCACTACTTGAGGTTGCTCGAAGATTTCTTTCAACATGAAATGGCGAAAACGCCCTTTATCTACAGCGTCATGCTGGATATCTGACTTTTCAAAATCACGCTCAACTTTTTGGCCATTACTATCTAATATAGTTACGCCGTCTCTGCGAACTTCAGCCACCTCACCTTCTTCAAGGTAAATAAAGTCTCGGGTTACAGGAAGTAGGGCAAGTTGGTCGGATGCGACAAAGTATTCACCTATACCTTTTCCAATTACTAATGGACTTCCCGATCGTGCTACCACCATTTTATCTGGCTCGTTGGTATCTATCGCTACAGTGCCGTATGCACCATCTAGCTTTTTAGTCGTTTTTTGTAATGCTTCTAATAACGAGTGACTCGTCTTAAGCTCTTCATGCAAGCAGTGCGCCATTACCTCAGTGTCAGTATCTGAGCTAAACACATAACCTTTCGCTTTTAACTCATCTCGTAACTCATCGTGGTTTTCAATTATTCCGTTATGGACTAAAGCAATATTATCTTCTGACATATGAGGATGAGCGTTGCGTTCGCTCGGTTCGCCATGAGTTGCCCAGCGGGTGTGGGCGATACCTAAACCACCAGGTAGGGGAGTT includes these proteins:
- the glmS gene encoding glutamine--fructose-6-phosphate transaminase (isomerizing), translating into MCGIVGAIAQRDVSQILVEGLKRLEYRGYDSAGLAIYNDNKIQRLRRLGKVSELDQALQETPLPGGLGIAHTRWATHGEPSERNAHPHMSEDNIALVHNGIIENHDELRDELKAKGYVFSSDTDTEVMAHCLHEELKTSHSLLEALQKTTKKLDGAYGTVAIDTNEPDKMVVARSGSPLVIGKGIGEYFVASDQLALLPVTRDFIYLEEGEVAEVRRDGVTILDSNGQKVERDFEKSDIQHDAVDKGRFRHFMLKEIFEQPQVVNDTLEGRLVNHKIIIETLGANANKVFADTKAIQIIACGTSYHAALVAKYWIEDYLQIPCLVEIASEYRYRQTAVLPNSLFVTISQSGETADTMAALKKAKEQGYLGTLTVCNSPASSMVRESDFTLLTRAGTEIGVASTKAFTAQLVSLMLLMVTIGKAQGLEESKEKSIAEALEHLPSEIQAALDQAEAIEDLSERFAEKHHTLFLGRGQQYPIAMEAALKLKEISYIHAEAYAAGELKHGPLALIDKEMPIVVVAPKDNLLEKLKSNIEEVRSRGGQLFVFADESANIQSSDGITVFPIKSQYTITAPMVYTIPMQLLSYYVAIIKGTDVDQPRNLAKSVTVE
- a CDS encoding thiol:disulfide interchange protein DsbA/DsbL, encoding MKLKTLFSAALALLALTQVACAEATSASQAKEGKDFSVISGAKGVSKPEVMEFFSYTCPHCYNVEGFLHKWEPTKPAEVSFKQVPVFLPQVAHLTYGYYTAEVLGVLDKVHPAIFNQWHAQKKIVKSKEELVPIFEAAGVTKEEFEKAYSSFAVENKVQHAKKLAREFKVSSFPMFVVNQKYKIESYEKLDYMLSKFPIEQAQ
- a CDS encoding TrkH family potassium uptake protein — protein: MQYATIIRILGILLMIFSITMLPPAIVSAIYEDGGGSAFISTFLLSLITGLVLFWPKRKAKAELKIRDGFLIVVLFWTVLSTFGAVPFILAQSLPVSLADAVFESFSGLTTTGATVISGLDDLPHSILFYRQQLQWLGGMGIIVLAVAILPLLGIGGMQLYRAEMPGPMKDNKLTPRIAGTAKALWYIYLGMTIACALAYWIAGMTTFDAIAHSFSTVAIGGFSTHDASIGYFDSNAIELICAFFMFIAGINFALHFISVRTLTIRPYLKDPEFKGYFAILCIVILCCTSVLLYYQEYPFTDALVKSIFHSVSIATTAGFASADFATWPTLLPVLLIFASFIGASAGSTGGGMKVIRVLLLFKQGMREIKRLIHPNGIFLIKLGKASVNDRVVQAVWGFFATYVVLFVLLMLILLADGLDQITAFSAVAACMNNLGPGLGDVAVNYSGLSDLAKYVLSFAMLLGRLEIFTLLVLFTPYFWRR
- the trkA gene encoding Trk system potassium transporter TrkA; the encoded protein is MKIIILGAGQVGTTLALNLEGEDNDITLIDTDSKRLRDIQDHLDLRTIVGHGAYPDVLYNAGIEDADMLVAVTNSDEVNMIACQIAHSLYQTPTKIARIRSPNYHNKDIIFKDNHIPVDVVISPEKLVTQYITRLIENPGAFQVLDFAEGKVRLVAVRAYYGGPLVGNALSELKHHLPNVDSRVAAIFRRGAPIVPTGHTIIEADDEVFFLAAKKHIRSVMSELQRLEKNYTRVMIAGGGNIGEGLAKALESKMQVKIIERSPERAQELADVLHDTLVLQGDVSDEDMLKDENIGDFDLFIAVTNDDEANIMSALLAKKLGVRKTMVLINRTAYVDLIQGHQIDIAISPQQVTIGSLLKHIRRGLVSNVYSLRRGAAEAIEAVAKGNEQSSLVVGRTIGELPLPPGTSIGAIVRDDQVLIAHENIIIRENDHVVLFMVDKAYIHDVERLFQVNVTYF
- a CDS encoding lysophospholipid acyltransferase family protein, producing the protein MAKGKAVISSPTKVFFIRTMIRLFSIMPRFLGRWVGQLFAKISRWNKSRAFTTSKTNIEICLPDLTNQKKEAIVDQSLAHTGQLFSEAAKVWCNKNGESWIDAIYGEEKVKATLAQGKGVLITGAHIGNWEVALYYLGSRYKFHCMYRPPRQLEMDEVICKGRCKNSTTMVAGNSRGVMHLIESLKAGNVAAILSDQEPGRRAGVFVPFFGKPALTMTLVQKVQQKSNAEVYQIAAIRNEKGTFDIHLEPLDMNPEVEELKYAEKVNQHLENIIRRFPEQYQWSYKRFKTTEDGSKNIYRK